From a region of the Deltaproteobacteria bacterium genome:
- the rpmA gene encoding 50S ribosomal protein L27, which yields MAHKKGVGSSRNGRDSQSKRLGVKRFGGQSVTAGCIIVRQRGTAVHPGDNVGMGKDHTLFALVDGVVQFDRMGKDRKRVSVLSAP from the coding sequence ATGGCGCACAAAAAGGGCGTTGGCAGTTCGAGAAACGGACGGGACAGCCAGAGCAAGCGGCTCGGCGTGAAGCGGTTCGGGGGACAGTCGGTCACCGCCGGGTGCATCATCGTCCGGCAGCGTGGAACGGCGGTCCACCCCGGGGACAACGTCGGGATGGGGAAGGACCACACCCTGTTCGCGCTGGTCGACGGAGTCGTTCAGTTCGACCGCATGGGAAAAGACCGCAAGAGGGTTTCCGTCCTCTCCGCTCCGTAG
- the obgE gene encoding GTPase ObgE, translating to MHFIDEATITVRSGDGGRGCVSFRREKFVPRGGPDGGNGGNGGDVVLVVSPHLSTLLDFRYRNLHKAKRGQHGMGKNMHGRNAPGLRISVPPGTIVHDDDTGEILADLTRPGEEFVAAAGGRGGRGNTSFTTSVRQAPDHAEPGQPGRERRLRLELKLIAQIGLVGLPNAGKSTLLSRISRAKPKIADYPFTTLSPVLGVVSHRDEEFVVADLPGLIEGAHLGAGLGHRFLRHAERTEGLVHVIDAGQEPGNIVAAYRTVRDEMGKFQPVLLTRPTLLAFNKTDLPGARENAELALRKIGHPKGDVHYISAATGEGIGRLLDGMLSLRRRQPYAV from the coding sequence ATGCACTTCATCGACGAGGCCACGATCACCGTCCGTTCCGGGGACGGCGGACGCGGCTGCGTCAGCTTCCGGCGGGAGAAGTTCGTGCCCCGCGGGGGACCCGACGGGGGAAACGGAGGGAACGGCGGCGATGTCGTCCTCGTCGTGAGCCCGCACCTCTCCACCCTTCTCGACTTCCGGTACCGCAATCTGCACAAGGCGAAGCGGGGGCAGCACGGCATGGGGAAGAACATGCACGGCAGGAACGCCCCCGGCCTGCGGATTTCGGTCCCGCCGGGAACCATCGTCCACGACGACGACACCGGGGAGATCCTGGCGGATCTCACCCGCCCGGGCGAGGAGTTCGTCGCCGCCGCGGGCGGGCGCGGAGGGCGGGGGAACACGTCGTTCACGACCTCGGTCCGCCAGGCGCCCGACCATGCGGAACCGGGTCAGCCGGGCCGGGAACGGCGACTTCGACTGGAACTGAAGCTCATCGCGCAGATCGGGCTGGTCGGCCTTCCCAATGCGGGGAAATCGACCCTCCTCTCGCGCATCTCCCGCGCGAAACCGAAGATCGCGGACTACCCCTTCACGACCCTCTCGCCGGTCCTGGGCGTGGTATCGCACCGGGACGAGGAGTTCGTCGTGGCCGACCTTCCCGGCCTGATCGAGGGGGCGCACCTCGGGGCGGGGCTGGGCCACCGCTTCCTGAGGCACGCGGAGCGCACGGAAGGACTGGTACACGTGATCGACGCGGGACAGGAACCGGGGAACATCGTCGCGGCGTACCGGACCGTCCGGGACGAGATGGGGAAGTTCCAGCCGGTGCTCCTCACGCGTCCGACGCTCCTCGCCTTCAACAAGACCGATCTCCCCGGGGCGAGGGAAAACGCGGAGCTCGCCCTTCGGAAGATCGGGCACCCGAAGGGGGACGTCCATTACATCTCCGCGGCCACCGGGGAGGGGATCGGCCGCCTCCTCGACGGAATGCTTTCCCTGCGAAGGAGACAACCGTATGCGGTCTGA
- the proB gene encoding glutamate 5-kinase: MRSDGGTAKRGRAGSRFPGIRRVVVKLGSGTVTDPEKGLREPTIRALAAQLSSAWTDSGVSFVVVTSGAIAAGRKKLGMAERPRTVALKQAAAAVGQTSLMRAYERAFEKRGRHVAQLLLTHEDFEDRERYVNARNTLLTLLSRGIVPIVNENDTVATEEIRLEGGGGGANDHLATLVTQMIGADLLILLTDSEGLFTKDPHRHPDARRIPIVRNLEDESIRAAVGRYTSAEGTGGMASKIRAARVLSASGVPVVIASGLSRRSVLDALAGKDTGTLILPRAAGRISSRKMWIAYARRSHGTVVVDDGARKVLMEGGKSLLPAGVIGAQGGFLRGDAVSIADRRGRVFARGISRWSSDQVERGKGRRSDEVRAILGAEMPAEVVHRDDLTILPSARSPESPKGGAAR, encoded by the coding sequence ATGCGGTCTGACGGGGGCACTGCGAAACGCGGGAGGGCCGGTTCCCGGTTCCCCGGGATCCGGCGGGTCGTGGTCAAGCTGGGCAGCGGCACGGTCACCGACCCCGAGAAGGGGTTGCGGGAACCCACCATCCGCGCCCTGGCCGCGCAGCTTTCCTCCGCCTGGACCGACTCGGGCGTTTCCTTCGTCGTCGTGACCTCCGGCGCGATCGCCGCGGGGAGGAAGAAGCTGGGGATGGCGGAGCGCCCCCGGACGGTGGCGCTCAAGCAGGCCGCCGCCGCCGTCGGCCAGACCTCCCTGATGCGGGCGTACGAACGGGCGTTCGAAAAACGCGGCCGCCACGTGGCGCAGCTGCTCCTCACCCACGAGGATTTCGAGGACCGGGAGCGGTACGTGAACGCCAGGAACACGCTCCTCACCCTGCTCTCCCGGGGAATCGTCCCGATCGTCAACGAGAACGACACGGTGGCCACCGAGGAGATCCGCCTCGAGGGAGGGGGCGGTGGGGCCAACGACCACCTGGCGACTCTGGTGACCCAGATGATCGGGGCGGACCTGCTGATCCTCCTCACCGACAGCGAGGGGCTCTTCACGAAGGATCCCCACCGGCACCCCGACGCCCGTCGGATTCCGATCGTGCGGAACCTGGAGGACGAATCGATCCGGGCCGCCGTCGGCCGGTACACCTCCGCGGAAGGGACGGGAGGGATGGCTTCGAAGATCCGCGCCGCCCGGGTCCTGTCGGCCTCCGGGGTGCCGGTCGTGATCGCCTCGGGGCTCTCCCGGCGGTCGGTCCTGGACGCGCTCGCGGGAAAGGACACGGGTACGCTCATCCTCCCCCGGGCCGCGGGGAGGATTTCGAGCCGCAAGATGTGGATCGCGTACGCCCGCCGATCCCACGGGACCGTCGTCGTGGACGACGGCGCGCGGAAGGTGCTGATGGAGGGAGGGAAGAGCCTCCTCCCCGCGGGGGTGATCGGGGCGCAGGGGGGATTCCTTCGCGGCGACGCGGTGTCCATCGCGGACCGGCGGGGGCGCGTCTTCGCCCGCGGGATCTCGCGGTGGAGCAGCGACCAGGTGGAGCGCGGGAAAGGGAGGCGCAGCGACGAGGTCCGGGCGATCCTGGGCGCCGAAATGCCGGCGGAAGTCGTCCACCGCGACGACCTGACGATCCTTCCGTCCGCCAGGAGCCCGGAATCCCCCAAAGGAGGTGCCGCGCGGTGA
- a CDS encoding glutamate-5-semialdehyde dehydrogenase, giving the protein MVERICRAAKEAAGPLSCAGAAAKNAALLAMARGLRSGADSLKAENAKDVEAGKSRGLSAAMLDRLLLTDERIRQMAEGILEVLALPDPVGGIERMERRPNGLLVGRMRIPLGVIGIIYESRPNVTADAAALCVKSGNAVVLRGGSEAIRSNSAIASILREALAAAGLPVDAVSLIPKTDRAAIDLMLTKEEYIDLVIPRGGEGLIRSVAEKSRIPVIKHYKGVCHAYVDDGADIPQAVRVCVNAKAQRPGVCNAMETMLVHRAIAPAFLPEAAEALFREGVELRGCPETVRLVPKASPAAEADWGTEFLDRILAVRVVPSMDAAMEHIRRHGSLHTETILTRDHGRAMRFLREVDSSLVLVNASTRFNDGFQLGLGAEIGISTTKIHAFGPMGLTELTTTKFVAFGDGQVRQ; this is encoded by the coding sequence ATGGTCGAGAGGATCTGCCGCGCCGCGAAGGAAGCGGCGGGGCCGCTGTCCTGCGCGGGCGCCGCGGCGAAGAACGCCGCCCTCCTCGCGATGGCGCGGGGACTCCGCTCGGGGGCGGACTCCCTCAAGGCGGAGAACGCGAAGGACGTCGAGGCGGGGAAGTCCCGCGGGCTCTCCGCGGCGATGCTCGACCGGCTGCTCCTGACCGACGAGCGGATCCGCCAGATGGCCGAGGGGATCCTGGAGGTCCTCGCCCTTCCCGACCCGGTGGGAGGGATCGAGCGGATGGAGCGCCGCCCGAACGGGCTGCTCGTCGGGCGGATGCGGATCCCCCTGGGGGTGATCGGGATCATCTACGAATCGCGCCCGAACGTGACCGCCGACGCCGCCGCCCTGTGCGTGAAATCCGGCAACGCGGTCGTCCTGCGCGGCGGCTCCGAGGCGATCCGCTCCAACTCCGCCATCGCCTCGATCCTGCGCGAGGCGCTCGCGGCCGCCGGGCTCCCGGTGGACGCCGTCTCCCTGATCCCGAAGACCGACCGCGCCGCGATCGACCTGATGCTGACGAAGGAGGAGTACATCGACCTCGTCATCCCGCGGGGAGGCGAGGGGCTGATCCGAAGCGTCGCCGAGAAGTCCCGCATCCCGGTGATCAAGCATTACAAGGGAGTGTGCCACGCCTACGTGGACGATGGCGCGGACATCCCGCAGGCGGTGCGGGTCTGCGTCAACGCGAAGGCGCAGCGGCCCGGCGTCTGCAACGCGATGGAGACGATGCTCGTGCACCGCGCGATCGCTCCCGCGTTCCTCCCGGAGGCGGCGGAGGCGCTCTTCCGGGAGGGGGTGGAGCTGCGCGGCTGCCCGGAGACGGTGCGGCTGGTCCCGAAGGCCTCTCCCGCCGCCGAAGCGGACTGGGGCACGGAGTTCCTCGACCGGATCCTCGCCGTGCGGGTGGTCCCGTCGATGGACGCCGCGATGGAGCACATCCGGAGGCACGGCTCCCTCCACACCGAGACGATCCTCACCCGCGACCACGGCCGCGCGATGCGGTTTCTCCGCGAGGTGGACTCCTCGCTCGTGCTGGTGAACGCCTCCACGCGCTTCAACGACGGTTTCCAGCTCGGCCTCGGAGCGGAGATCGGAATCAGCACGACCAAGATCCACGCCTTCGGCCCGATGGGGCTTACGGAGCTCACGACGACCAAGTTCGTCGCCTTCGGGGACGGCCAGGTGCGGCAGTAG
- the nadD gene encoding nicotinate (nicotinamide) nucleotide adenylyltransferase → MATETPRVALFGGTFDPVHNGHLRMALEVLEGLALPRLLLVPAAQPPHKPLLPLTPAVHRYAMAQSAVSGIDGMSVTDVELRRQGPSYSLLTVREIQDADPASGLLFIVGADAFSEIATWHRYEELLGACDFLLLPRPGTPPEASFPPGVRIVKEGDGCYSLRGRSFRLPGGRRLLCPDLPVLDISSRSIRDKVRKGRSIRGLVPPEVERYIHDHGLYRGEERG, encoded by the coding sequence GTGGCGACCGAGACCCCCCGCGTAGCCCTGTTCGGCGGCACGTTCGACCCGGTCCACAACGGACACCTCCGGATGGCGCTCGAGGTGCTCGAGGGGCTTGCGCTCCCCCGCCTCCTCCTGGTCCCGGCGGCGCAGCCGCCGCACAAGCCGCTGCTGCCCCTCACGCCCGCCGTCCACCGGTACGCGATGGCGCAGTCCGCCGTGTCGGGGATCGACGGGATGTCGGTGACCGACGTCGAGCTGCGGCGGCAGGGCCCGTCGTACTCCCTCCTCACGGTCCGGGAGATCCAGGACGCCGATCCCGCATCCGGCCTGCTCTTCATCGTCGGCGCCGACGCGTTCTCCGAGATCGCCACGTGGCACCGGTACGAGGAGCTGCTCGGGGCGTGCGACTTCCTGCTGCTCCCCCGCCCCGGAACCCCGCCGGAGGCGTCGTTTCCCCCGGGCGTCCGTATTGTAAAGGAGGGTGACGGTTGCTATAGTTTACGGGGGCGTTCCTTCCGGCTTCCCGGCGGGCGCAGGTTGCTGTGTCCCGACCTTCCGGTGCTGGACATCTCGTCGCGTTCCATCCGGGACAAGGTTCGGAAGGGGAGATCCATCCGTGGCCTGGTGCCCCCGGAAGTGGAGCGGTACATCCACGACCACGGACTGTACCGGGGAGAAGAGAGAGGGTAG
- the rsfS gene encoding ribosome silencing factor, with protein MATRETVIRCALLAREKKGQDVRALDVRELAGFTDYFLLCSGASDRQVAALAEHIEVTLKKELGVRPIGFEGLRDGRWALIDYGDFVVHVFLSSVREFYNFDRLWGAASEVPLPAE; from the coding sequence ATCGCAACGCGGGAAACAGTCATCCGATGCGCCCTCCTGGCGCGGGAAAAGAAGGGACAGGACGTGCGCGCGCTCGATGTGCGCGAGCTGGCCGGGTTCACGGACTATTTCCTCCTGTGTTCCGGCGCCTCCGACCGCCAGGTGGCGGCCCTCGCCGAACACATCGAGGTCACGCTCAAGAAGGAGCTCGGCGTCCGGCCGATCGGGTTCGAGGGGCTCCGCGACGGGCGGTGGGCGCTGATCGATTACGGGGACTTCGTGGTCCACGTCTTCCTGTCCAGCGTCCGCGAGTTCTACAACTTCGATCGACTGTGGGGCGCGGCGTCCGAGGTGCCCCTCCCCGCGGAGTGA
- a CDS encoding tetratricopeptide repeat protein: MAVRLLFLLFVAILVAFSYISLLNGQHIPFYYSATRQMEVTVSELAILAFSLGAAMVILGTLVKDVTSASRNWRERREKQRRDAARARAAKAAELVQRGMLTEATKELTRSLSVNAEDREALLLLASAQEELGNHLEAVKALTRVKQIDPSDLSVYFRLASLYRRMNDPEAALSALRSVEATEGENPRAWEGIRDIHLSRGEMIPAYNEQKKLIRLRGKEASRADQALFLALRYEKAQVRMAQGKTDDAERRLRDVMKDDPAFCASYIALSDHLRARSVDEAVETLLQGFRAARNPVFLIKLEDLCVETERPQAMIRIYSRLQQEFPADYDVNLFAGKFFLRLEMIDEGLEQLLKAETLDPERESVHILLAEAFRRRGRYESASQHYQRAIGYKRRYLIPFRCSACGSSTIKWTARCPSCGAWNGYAIDHGSREFAQNATSK, translated from the coding sequence ATGGCCGTCCGACTTCTCTTCCTGCTGTTCGTCGCCATCCTGGTGGCGTTCTCCTACATCTCCCTTCTGAACGGGCAGCACATCCCCTTCTACTACTCCGCCACGCGGCAGATGGAGGTGACGGTCAGCGAGCTGGCGATCCTCGCGTTCTCCCTGGGGGCGGCGATGGTCATCCTCGGGACGCTGGTCAAGGACGTGACCTCCGCGTCGCGCAACTGGCGGGAGCGCCGGGAGAAGCAGCGCCGGGACGCCGCGCGGGCGAGGGCGGCGAAGGCGGCGGAGCTGGTCCAGCGGGGGATGCTCACCGAGGCGACGAAGGAGCTCACCCGCAGCCTGTCCGTCAACGCGGAGGACCGCGAGGCGCTCCTGCTCCTCGCCTCCGCGCAGGAGGAGCTGGGGAACCACCTCGAGGCGGTCAAGGCCCTGACCCGCGTGAAGCAGATCGACCCGTCCGACCTTTCGGTCTACTTCCGGCTCGCCTCCCTCTACCGGAGGATGAACGATCCCGAGGCGGCGCTTTCGGCGCTCCGGTCGGTCGAGGCCACGGAGGGGGAGAACCCGCGCGCGTGGGAGGGGATCCGCGACATCCACCTGTCCCGCGGGGAGATGATCCCCGCCTACAACGAGCAGAAGAAGCTGATCCGGCTGCGCGGAAAGGAGGCCTCGCGCGCCGACCAGGCGCTCTTCCTCGCGCTCCGGTACGAGAAGGCCCAGGTGCGGATGGCGCAGGGGAAGACCGACGACGCCGAGCGGCGGCTGCGGGACGTCATGAAGGACGACCCGGCGTTCTGCGCCTCCTACATCGCCCTGTCCGATCATCTCCGCGCCCGCAGCGTGGACGAAGCGGTGGAAACGCTGCTGCAGGGGTTCCGCGCCGCGCGCAACCCGGTGTTCCTCATCAAGCTCGAGGACCTGTGCGTGGAGACCGAACGTCCGCAGGCGATGATCCGGATCTACTCCCGCCTGCAGCAGGAGTTCCCGGCCGACTACGACGTCAACCTCTTCGCGGGGAAATTCTTCCTCCGCCTGGAAATGATCGACGAAGGGCTGGAACAGTTGTTGAAGGCCGAGACGCTGGACCCCGAGCGGGAATCGGTGCACATCCTGCTCGCGGAGGCATTCCGGCGGAGGGGCAGGTATGAATCGGCCAGCCAGCACTACCAGCGCGCCATCGGGTACAAGCGGAGGTATCTCATCCCGTTCCGGTGCTCCGCCTGCGGCTCGTCCACCATCAAGTGGACCGCCCGCTGCCCTTCCTGCGGGGCATGGAACGGGTACGCCATCGACCACGGATCCCGCGAGTTCGCCCAGAACGCCACTTCGAAGTGA
- a CDS encoding ComF family protein has product MERWPLHDGPVCPRCGAFLGSSPAPASPVPCAPCASDPPVFDSARSLFPHAGDVRAAILAAKYAGRPFPACAVANRIRSALAGAWAGLIPDGERPAVVPVPVHPWKYFRRGFNLPALVGERLARDLGWPFAPLLLSRGLGRAPQAGLPLSGRRSNVEGAFRVPRGRRPPPRVLLLDDVYTSGATARECARALKTGGADHIVVVTVVRAVP; this is encoded by the coding sequence GTGGAGCGCTGGCCGCTCCACGACGGCCCCGTATGCCCGCGGTGCGGCGCCTTCCTCGGATCCTCCCCCGCCCCGGCGTCCCCGGTTCCGTGCGCACCCTGCGCGTCGGATCCCCCGGTATTCGACTCCGCCCGTTCCCTCTTCCCCCACGCCGGAGACGTCCGCGCCGCCATACTGGCGGCGAAGTACGCCGGCAGGCCGTTCCCGGCGTGCGCGGTGGCGAACCGGATCCGATCCGCCCTCGCGGGAGCGTGGGCCGGCCTGATCCCGGACGGTGAACGTCCCGCGGTGGTTCCGGTTCCGGTCCACCCGTGGAAATATTTCCGCCGCGGGTTCAACCTTCCCGCGCTGGTCGGGGAACGGCTGGCGAGGGACCTGGGGTGGCCGTTCGCCCCCCTGCTCCTTTCGCGCGGCCTCGGGCGCGCTCCCCAGGCCGGACTCCCCCTTTCCGGCCGGCGCTCCAACGTGGAGGGCGCCTTCCGCGTACCGCGGGGAAGGCGTCCGCCGCCGCGGGTACTCCTGCTGGACGACGTGTACACCTCGGGAGCGACGGCCCGGGAGTGCGCCCGCGCCTTGAAAACCGGAGGCGCGGACCATATAGTGGTCGTGACGGTCGTCCGCGCCGTCCCGTAA
- a CDS encoding carbon-nitrogen family hydrolase — protein sequence MPPAAYLAAALQFRVDVGDVPANRGRAVRWITEAAKRGARLLVLPEMWSTGFAEGALLPLSRTTPDILVELRTLAVRHRLVIAGSLPERVGRGVFNTLYVVNATGVVTGEYRKAHLFTPSGEDRWFRRGTSAGTVPSDAGLLGPLICYDLRFPELSRKYFLEGSGVLCVSSQWPAVRSAHWGILTVARAVENQAYLVAANAVGPSGPFRYSGGSVIVSPAGERMAEAGEKEGIAMATIDPAVVDEIRRRIPCLADRNPKAYRATRRPG from the coding sequence ATGCCGCCTGCCGCCTACCTTGCCGCCGCCCTGCAATTCCGCGTGGACGTCGGCGACGTGCCCGCGAACCGCGGGCGGGCCGTCCGGTGGATCACGGAAGCCGCGAAACGGGGCGCGCGCCTGCTGGTCCTGCCGGAGATGTGGAGCACCGGGTTCGCGGAGGGAGCCCTGCTCCCGCTCTCGCGGACCACCCCCGACATCCTGGTCGAGCTTCGGACCCTGGCGGTCCGCCACCGGCTGGTGATCGCCGGTTCGCTCCCGGAGCGGGTCGGGCGCGGCGTCTTCAACACCCTGTACGTCGTGAACGCCACCGGGGTCGTGACCGGCGAGTACCGGAAGGCCCACCTGTTCACGCCTTCGGGCGAGGACCGGTGGTTCCGCCGCGGGACGTCGGCCGGGACCGTCCCGTCGGACGCGGGCTTGCTCGGGCCGCTCATCTGCTACGACCTTCGCTTCCCGGAGCTGTCCCGGAAATACTTCCTCGAGGGGTCGGGCGTGCTCTGCGTGTCGTCCCAGTGGCCGGCCGTCCGCAGCGCCCACTGGGGAATCCTGACCGTCGCGAGGGCGGTGGAGAACCAGGCGTACCTCGTCGCCGCGAACGCGGTCGGCCCGTCGGGGCCGTTCCGCTACTCGGGCGGCTCCGTGATCGTTTCCCCGGCGGGGGAGCGGATGGCGGAGGCCGGCGAGAAGGAAGGAATCGCGATGGCGACGATCGATCCGGCGGTCGTCGATGAAATCCGTAGGAGGATCCCGTGCCTCGCGGACCGAAACCCGAAGGCGTACCGGGCGACCCGTCGGCCCGGGTGA